A window of Pyrobaculum aerophilum str. IM2 contains these coding sequences:
- a CDS encoding CBS domain-containing protein, whose protein sequence is MDLFNRPVIEFATKNVVTVGEKEKVLNAMKIMVNLDIRRLPIIRGDKLVGIITMLDILDAIYSWISDKTTEGSLYSDIYMKNIIEIGTRSVISARPETPVAEVISLFLRHNFGSMPIVDEAGRLVGIFTEWDVLKLASQLDFPHRVRDVMTRIIYVLTPYSTVMDVLEGITIYKFRRYPIVDENGKVVAMLHAKDVLKYFADDETIEKIKQGAGEEVVNNYVINIAKSPIFLAKPDDSVIDVIKKMLEYDVGGVPVVNEEGTAVIGMVTEKTLMLLFEESAQ, encoded by the coding sequence GTGGATCTCTTCAACCGGCCTGTAATTGAATTCGCCACTAAAAACGTAGTAACTGTTGGAGAGAAGGAAAAAGTCCTCAACGCCATGAAGATAATGGTAAATCTCGACATCAGGAGACTGCCTATAATACGGGGGGACAAACTAGTTGGCATTATTACTATGTTAGACATTTTAGACGCGATATACTCGTGGATAAGCGATAAAACAACAGAGGGATCTCTCTACAGCGATATTTATATGAAAAACATCATTGAAATAGGTACTAGAAGCGTTATTTCCGCCCGGCCTGAGACGCCAGTTGCCGAGGTCATCTCCTTGTTTTTAAGGCATAATTTTGGCTCCATGCCCATAGTAGATGAGGCTGGGAGGTTAGTGGGGATATTCACTGAGTGGGATGTTTTGAAATTAGCGTCGCAACTGGACTTTCCGCATAGAGTGAGAGATGTGATGACGCGTATTATCTACGTATTAACGCCTTACTCAACTGTTATGGACGTGCTTGAGGGCATCACGATTTATAAATTCAGACGGTATCCCATAGTGGACGAAAATGGGAAAGTAGTGGCTATGCTACACGCCAAAGACGTCCTTAAATATTTCGCCGACGACGAGACTATTGAGAAAATTAAACAAGGCGCCGGGGAAGAAGTAGTTAATAACTACGTGATAAATATAGCTAAATCGCCAATTTTCCTCGCAAAGCCCGACGACTCAGTAATAGACGTCATTAAGAAAATGCTTGAATATGATGTGGGCGGAGTGCCCGTGGTAAACGAGGAGGGGACTGCTGTAATAGGCATGGTCACTGAGAAGACGTTAATGTTACTTTTTGAGGAGAGCGCGCAATAA
- a CDS encoding XTP/dITP diphosphatase, which translates to MRIRLATNNPYKLAEVSHILAPFCIEVERLDAEKVEIQHDDVVVIARKAAEFLCSRYGDFVVVDDTGLYIEALGGFPGPYAEYVYRTIGLKGVLKLLEGAADRRATFKCAAAICIGGRVEVFVGEVRGYIAHEPRGRGGFGYDPIFIPEGMTATYAELGEEVKNKISHRAKAFSQLGAWLTNRNLFK; encoded by the coding sequence ATGAGAATACGCCTTGCCACAAACAACCCCTATAAACTCGCCGAGGTCTCCCACATCCTCGCCCCTTTTTGCATTGAGGTTGAGAGACTTGATGCGGAGAAGGTGGAGATTCAACATGACGACGTTGTTGTAATCGCCAGGAAGGCCGCCGAATTTCTCTGCTCTCGCTACGGGGATTTCGTCGTTGTAGACGACACCGGCTTGTACATCGAGGCTTTAGGGGGCTTTCCCGGCCCTTACGCTGAGTATGTCTACAGAACTATTGGCCTTAAAGGCGTGTTGAAGCTGTTAGAGGGAGCGGCGGATAGACGCGCTACTTTTAAATGCGCCGCGGCTATATGTATCGGAGGAAGAGTCGAGGTTTTTGTCGGCGAGGTTAGGGGGTATATAGCGCATGAGCCGAGGGGGCGAGGGGGGTTTGGATATGATCCTATATTTATACCGGAGGGCATGACGGCCACATACGCAGAATTGGGAGAAGAGGTGAAGAATAAAATTTCCCACAGAGCTAAGGCCTTTTCACAATTGGGGGCTTGGCTTACGAATAGGAATTTATTTAAATAA
- the pdo gene encoding protein disulfide oxidoreductase: MAVPIGGPEEVPHIEVDEETKEIIKEMLSQMENPVNINFFTSPNCAGRETNWCIPTEELLDLLVQLAPQGKLIVNKYNAEKDVEAFKKFGVEPQRVPVIYFGEGFIRYLGAPMGEEVRAFIETVVRLSTGKTGLRQKTRAELSTLAQGAPKRVYILTVVTPSCPYCPYAVLMANMFAYESKGKVVSVVVEAYENPDIADMYGVTGVPTVILQAEDAAVGDVEFVGVPPEHELLARVKNHMGLS, encoded by the coding sequence ATGGCTGTGCCTATAGGAGGGCCGGAAGAGGTGCCTCATATTGAAGTCGACGAGGAGACTAAAGAAATTATAAAGGAAATGTTATCGCAAATGGAAAACCCAGTAAATATTAACTTCTTCACTAGTCCCAACTGCGCCGGGAGGGAGACTAATTGGTGCATCCCCACGGAGGAGTTGCTGGATCTCCTCGTACAGCTGGCCCCACAGGGAAAACTCATAGTTAACAAATACAACGCAGAAAAAGACGTAGAGGCCTTTAAGAAATTCGGCGTAGAGCCCCAGAGAGTGCCCGTGATTTACTTCGGCGAGGGGTTTATTAGATATTTAGGCGCCCCTATGGGGGAGGAGGTAAGGGCGTTTATAGAGACTGTGGTTAGGCTAAGCACTGGGAAGACAGGCCTTAGGCAAAAGACAAGGGCTGAGCTCTCAACGCTGGCTCAAGGCGCGCCAAAAAGAGTATACATATTGACTGTTGTCACTCCCAGCTGTCCCTACTGTCCCTACGCAGTGCTTATGGCGAATATGTTTGCATATGAAAGTAAGGGAAAGGTCGTGTCTGTAGTAGTAGAGGCGTACGAGAACCCAGATATTGCCGACATGTATGGCGTCACTGGCGTGCCCACAGTGATACTACAAGCGGAAGATGCCGCCGTTGGAGATGTGGAGTTCGTCGGCGTGCCGCCTGAGCACGAGTTATTAGCCCGTGTTAAAAACCACATGGGTCTCTCTTAA